AAGGAAAGTCGACTTTGCGGTTGTCGAAACAGGCATGGGCGGAAGGCTTGACGCGACAAACGTCCTGACGCCGAAAGTCTCGGTTGTGACTGCGATCGGCCTGGAGCACCAGCAGACACTCGGCAGGACGATTGAAAAGATCGCCTCGGAAAAGGCCGGCATTGTCAAGGAAGGCGTTCCAGCGGTCCTGGGCGAAGAAAATGAAAAGGTCGTGCGGGTTTTTGAACAAAAATGCGCAGAAAAAAATGCCAGGCTTTTCATTGTGCCGCGCAATGCCCTGGTGGAAAGGAAGTTTTTCGGCCTGCACGGGCAGACATTCTCGTTTGCCGGCAACGGCCTGGAGCTCAGGGACGCGAAAATGCCGTTTGCCGGCAGGCACCAGCTGCTGAACGCGTCAATCGCCTTGTCCGCAATTGCCGAACTGCAGAAACAGGGCTTTGCGTTTTCCGAAAAGGGAATCCTGCGGGGCCTTGCGAATGCGGATTGGCCGGGCAGGTTCCAGGCCGAAACTCTGGATGGCGTCACAGTCATTCTCGACGGCTGCCACAATCCGCATGGCGCGAGGGCTTTTGCGGAAACGTTCATGGAAATCTTTCCGGACAGGAAAGCCGTGTTTGTGATCGGGATATCCGCGGACAAGGACATAAAAAAAATGGCGGAAATTTTCGCGCCATTATGCGAAAAGGCAATCGTATGCAGTGCCGGATACCACGGCGCAAAAAAAGAGACCGTCGCAAGGGCGCTTGAAGGCAATAATGGAGTGAAAGCGGTTCTGGCTGAAAGCGTTGCGGATGCGTTAACATTGGGCAGGGAACATGCCAAAAAAGGCGGCCTGCTTTGCGTTGCCGGCTCGCTTTACGTGGTTGGAGAGGCTTTTTCCGCGCTCGGATTGAAAACAATTGGCCGAAAGGACAGGCGAAAGTAAAGCCTTTTAACACTTTAATGGTTAATTCTAATGTTTCAGTTGTGGCGGTGATGTTTTTTGCACCTGGAAAAACTCAAAAAATTCGACCCGGAAATTGCCGATGCCGTTGAAAGGGAAAAAAGGCGGCAGATGGACGGCATAGAGCTCATTCCGAGCGAAAACCTTGTCAGCGACGAGGTCATGGAAGCCATGGGAACGGTCCTCGCCAACAAATATTCCGAGGGAATGCCGCACAAGCGCTATTACGGCGGCAATGAAGTGATTGACGAAGTCGAGGATATCGCCATTGAAAGGGCAAGGCAGTTGTTCGGAGCCCAGCACGTCAATGTCCAGCCTCTTTCAGGCAGCCCGGCAAACATGGCGGTCTACTTTGCCACAATGGAACTGCACGACAGGTTCATGGGAATGGCTTTGGACATGGGCGGGCACCTGACGCACGGTTCGCCTGTAAACTTTTCCGGAAAATTTTACACGCCTCTGCCTTACGGCGTTGACAGGGAAACCGAAACAATCGATTATGATGCGGTCAAAAGGCAGGCTTTGAAGGAAAAGCCGAAAATGATCCTGTCAGGTTACACCGCTTATCCGAGGGCGATTGATTTCAGGGCATTCAGGGAAATCTGCGACGAAGCCGGAGCGATCTGCTTTGCCGACATTTCACACATCGCGGGGCTGTGTGCTACAGGGGTGCATGAAAACCCCGTGCCGTATTTTGACGTCGTGACAACGACAACGCACAAAACGCTCAGGGGACCGCGCGGCGCAATCATCATGTGCAAGGAAGAGCTTGCAACAAAAATCGACAAGGCAGTCTTCCCCGGCCTGCAGGGCGGGCCCCACGACCACATCAATGCGGCAAAAGCCGTTGCGTTCAAGGAAGCCATGTCGGACGAATTCAAGGCGTACGCAAAACAGATTGTGAAAAACGCCAAGGCTCTTGCCGAAGCATTGCAGGCCGAAGGATTCAGGCTTGTTTCCGGAGGAACCGACAACCACCTGATGCTTGTGGACCTGCGCAAGGCCGGCGTAACCGGCAAGCAGGCCGAAATCGCATTGGACAAGGCGGGCATTTACTGCAACAAAAATTCAGTGCCGTTCGATGAAAGGAAGCCCTGGGACCCGAGCGGAATCCGCATCGGAACGCCAGTGCTTACAACGCGCGGCATGGAGGAAAAGGACATGAAAGAAGTCGCGTCCTTCATTGCAAAGGCAGTGAAAAGCGTGGACGATGAGGCAAAACTCAAGGCCATAAAGGGCGATGTTTTGCATTTCTGCAGGAACTTCCAGTTCTACAAGTGACGGTTATGGCGGCAAAAATAATCGACGGCAGTTCGATTGCAAAAAGCATAAGGGAAAAAGTTGCAATTGAAGTTGCCGGGCTGAAGAAAAAAGGAATCTCGCCGGGCCTTGCAGTGGTCATTGCCGGCAACGATTCCGCCTCCGAGATTTACGTGAAAAAAAAGCAGGAAGCCTGCATTCAAGCCGGAATCTATTCCGAAAAACACGCCCTGCCGGAAAACGTCTCCGAAAAGGAACTGCTTGGCCTGATTGCAAGGCTTAACGCGGACAAAAAAATCAACGGCATACTCGTGCAATTGCCCCTTCCGGCCCACATAAACCAAAACCGCGTGATCCAGGCAATCGAGCCGGAAAAAGACGTCGACGGTTTCACGCTCAAGAACATCGCAAAGGTTTTTGTCGGAAAAGAAGACCTTGCCGCCGCGACCCCGAAAGGAAGCATGAAGCTCATAGAGTCAACCGGCCAGCCGATTGAAGGCAAAAATGCGGTTGTCGTGGGCAAAAGCAACCACGTCGGCAAGCCTCTGGCCGTGATGCTCATGAACCGGCATGCGACCGTCACTGTCTGCCACCGCCTGACAAAAAACCTGAAGAGTTTCACGAAAGAAGCGGACATTCTCTGCGTTGCAGTCGGCAAGCCGAACCTGATAACAAGGGACATGGTCAAAAAAGGCGCAATCGTCATTGACATCGGCATAAACCGGCTTGCCGATGGAAATGTTGTCGGCGACGCCTCGGAAGACGTCAAGGACGTGGCAGGCTGGATTACGCCTGTTCCGAGAGGAGTGGGGCCGATGACAGTTGCAAGCCTGCTTGAAAACACCATCATTGCGACCAAAAGGCAGATGGAAAAATGACCCGAAGACCTGAGCACGGCGGCGGCCCCGACAGACGCCGGCAAACAGAAAAACCGGGGCATTTCCGGCCAGGAATATATGAACCAACATCCGAAGAGCGGGCCATGCCAAGGGAAACTCTTCGCGCAAAAATCCAACAGTTGCACGAAACTGCAGAAAGATTGCATCACGAATTTGAAGAATTACGGACTAGATACTTGGCGATTCACAATCCGGAAATGCATTCACGCCCCCAAAATGATCCTCAAAGGAAAGAATGGGAGCACCTTGGGGATGCAATGGCAGAAGCAGAAACTATCCGAAGCGGTCTGTTGCATCAGGCATTCGTGCTAATACAACTTTATAAGGAAAGATTCCGAGAGGAATATTTTCATGATAGAAGCGACTATTTTGCCGGCAACCCGGAAACCTAAAACAGCCCGCTGATTTTCCCATCCGCATCGATGTCCATTTTTTCCGCGGCAGAGTTTCGGGGCAGGCCCGGCATCGTCACAATCTTTCCTGTGAACACCACTATGAAGCCCGCGCCGGCGCTCACGGAAATGCCCGCAACCTTCAATGTGAAGCCTTTCGGCCTGCCTTTGAGATTGGGGTCGTCAGACAAGGAGAACTGCGTTTTCGCCATGCAGACCGGAAGTTTTCCGAAACCATTCTTTTCGGCCCAGGCGATTTTTTCTTCGGCTTCCGCGGAAAATCCCACGCCTTTCGCACCGTACATTTCCTTTGCGACAACCAGGATTTTTTCCTTCACGGGCAATGCAGCATCGTAAAGGAACCGGAAGCTGTTTTTTGACGCGGCCAGTTTTGCAACCTCTTTTGCAAGTTCGGTTCCGCCTTTTCCGCCGCCGCCGAAAAAGTTGCAGACGAATGCCTTGACATCCAATTCCGAGCATTTTTTGCGCACGAATTCAAGCTCCTGAAGGGAATCGTTTTCAAAAAGGTTTATTGCAACCACGACGGGCAGGCCGAATTTTTTTGCGTTCTCAACCTGCTTTTCAAGGTTCGCAAAGCCGTTTTCGACTGCCGGAAGATTCGGCAGGGAAATGTCCTCTGCCAGGCCGTGCTCGCGCAAAGCCTTCACAGTCGCAACTATGACAATCGCACCCGGTTTCAATCCCGCCGACCTGCATTTTATGCCAAAGAATTTTTCCATTCCGAGATCGGCACCGAAACCCGCTTCGGTCACGACAAAATCCGACAATGCCATTGCCGTTTTTGTCGCAATAACCGAATTGCAGCCGTGCGCTATGTTTGCGAACGGCCCGCCGTGGATGAAAGCGGGATTTCCTTCAATCGTCTGCACCAGGTTCGGCTTAATTGCATCCTTCAACAGGATTGCAACCGCGCCCTGCACCCCCAAATCATGCACTGTAACCGGCTTTCCGGCCGCATTCAACGCAACAACTATGCGTGCAACCCTCTCCTTGAATTCCTGCAGGCTTTCCGAAAGGCAGAGGCACGCCATGATTTCGGATGCCGCGGTTATCTGGAAAGAATCCTTTCTCTGCGTTTTTGCTCCAAGCGAAACGGTTATTTCACGCAATGCCCTGTCATTCATGTCCATTGCGCGTTTCCAGAAAATATTTTCCACATTGATATTCAAGGCGTTGCCGAAATGCAAATGGTTATCAATCGCAGCCGAAATGAGGTTGTTGGCCGCCTCAACAGCATGGATGTCGCCCGTGAAATGCAAATCAATGTCAACCATTGGAAGGACCTGCGATTTCCCGCCGCCGGTCGCGCCGCCCTTCATCCCGAAAACCGGACCGAGGGAAGGCTGCCTCAGGCACACAATGGCCTTTTTTCCAATCCTGTTGAGCGCTTGGCAGAGGCCGATTGAAACAGTTGTTTTTCCCTCGCCCGCCCTTGTGGGCGTGATGGCCGTGACCAGAACGAGTTTTGCCCTGGCTTTTTTCCTGGCGGTTGCACGCGCAAGGATTTTCGCCTTGAATTTTCCGAGCGGTTCAAAATCTCCTTTGGCGAGACCGAGCCCTTCCGCGATCGCCTCTATCGGCACAAGTTTTGCGTTTTGGGCTATTTCAAGGCTGGACGGCATAAAAACCTTCACATAACAAATCACCAAAACAATTTTATTAAATTGCCAACCAGATTTGTCTGTTGCAAATGGCGCTCAATATCGCGGTTTTGGGTTCGACGCGCGGAACAGACCTGCAGGCGGTCATTGATGCCATAAAAAGCGGAAAACTCGACGCCAGAATTTCCATTGTCATTTCAAACAGGCCTGACGCATCCATACTTGAAAGGGCAAAAAATTCCGGCATCAGCGCAAAGCCGATTGAAAGCAAAGGCAAAAGCAGGGAAGCCTTCGACAAGGAACTGCTCCAGGAACTTGAACCGCACAGGCCGGACCTCAT
The sequence above is drawn from the Candidatus Diapherotrites archaeon genome and encodes:
- a CDS encoding bifunctional folylpolyglutamate synthase/dihydrofolate synthase is translated as MNYSGALDFLGSLKQEFIKFDLDRMVKAVRLLGNPQDSFKSVHVAGTNGKGSVCAMVYSILRENGYSAGMYTSPHLVDVRERFSVDGKSISQKEFAEIASRLRLENERLNLDLSYFEFSTLLAFEFFRQRKVDFAVVETGMGGRLDATNVLTPKVSVVTAIGLEHQQTLGRTIEKIASEKAGIVKEGVPAVLGEENEKVVRVFEQKCAEKNARLFIVPRNALVERKFFGLHGQTFSFAGNGLELRDAKMPFAGRHQLLNASIALSAIAELQKQGFAFSEKGILRGLANADWPGRFQAETLDGVTVILDGCHNPHGARAFAETFMEIFPDRKAVFVIGISADKDIKKMAEIFAPLCEKAIVCSAGYHGAKKETVARALEGNNGVKAVLAESVADALTLGREHAKKGGLLCVAGSLYVVGEAFSALGLKTIGRKDRRK
- a CDS encoding serine hydroxymethyltransferase, which produces MEKLKKFDPEIADAVEREKRRQMDGIELIPSENLVSDEVMEAMGTVLANKYSEGMPHKRYYGGNEVIDEVEDIAIERARQLFGAQHVNVQPLSGSPANMAVYFATMELHDRFMGMALDMGGHLTHGSPVNFSGKFYTPLPYGVDRETETIDYDAVKRQALKEKPKMILSGYTAYPRAIDFRAFREICDEAGAICFADISHIAGLCATGVHENPVPYFDVVTTTTHKTLRGPRGAIIMCKEELATKIDKAVFPGLQGGPHDHINAAKAVAFKEAMSDEFKAYAKQIVKNAKALAEALQAEGFRLVSGGTDNHLMLVDLRKAGVTGKQAEIALDKAGIYCNKNSVPFDERKPWDPSGIRIGTPVLTTRGMEEKDMKEVASFIAKAVKSVDDEAKLKAIKGDVLHFCRNFQFYK
- a CDS encoding bifunctional 5,10-methylene-tetrahydrofolate dehydrogenase/5,10-methylene-tetrahydrofolate cyclohydrolase (catalyzes the formation of 5,10-methenyltetrahydrofolate from 5,10-methylenetetrahydrofolate and subsequent formation of 10-formyltetrahydrofolate from 5,10-methenyltetrahydrofolate); this translates as MAAKIIDGSSIAKSIREKVAIEVAGLKKKGISPGLAVVIAGNDSASEIYVKKKQEACIQAGIYSEKHALPENVSEKELLGLIARLNADKKINGILVQLPLPAHINQNRVIQAIEPEKDVDGFTLKNIAKVFVGKEDLAAATPKGSMKLIESTGQPIEGKNAVVVGKSNHVGKPLAVMLMNRHATVTVCHRLTKNLKSFTKEADILCVAVGKPNLITRDMVKKGAIVIDIGINRLADGNVVGDASEDVKDVAGWITPVPRGVGPMTVASLLENTIIATKRQMEK
- a CDS encoding formate--tetrahydrofolate ligase, whose product is MPSSLEIAQNAKLVPIEAIAEGLGLAKGDFEPLGKFKAKILARATARKKARAKLVLVTAITPTRAGEGKTTVSIGLCQALNRIGKKAIVCLRQPSLGPVFGMKGGATGGGKSQVLPMVDIDLHFTGDIHAVEAANNLISAAIDNHLHFGNALNINVENIFWKRAMDMNDRALREITVSLGAKTQRKDSFQITAASEIMACLCLSESLQEFKERVARIVVALNAAGKPVTVHDLGVQGAVAILLKDAIKPNLVQTIEGNPAFIHGGPFANIAHGCNSVIATKTAMALSDFVVTEAGFGADLGMEKFFGIKCRSAGLKPGAIVIVATVKALREHGLAEDISLPNLPAVENGFANLEKQVENAKKFGLPVVVAINLFENDSLQELEFVRKKCSELDVKAFVCNFFGGGGKGGTELAKEVAKLAASKNSFRFLYDAALPVKEKILVVAKEMYGAKGVGFSAEAEEKIAWAEKNGFGKLPVCMAKTQFSLSDDPNLKGRPKGFTLKVAGISVSAGAGFIVVFTGKIVTMPGLPRNSAAEKMDIDADGKISGLF